A window of the Hordeum vulgare subsp. vulgare chromosome 5H, MorexV3_pseudomolecules_assembly, whole genome shotgun sequence genome harbors these coding sequences:
- the LOC123452568 gene encoding uncharacterized protein LOC123452568 isoform X1, producing the protein MGPVRAMMRTHYRWSGVKEQPTLQLCPVTHKPPQLTPKALDLGRMAPRLLVVLPVVLLGLAFQAILQPPPTKRCGSAGGPPVTSPRIKLRDGRYLAYREDGVQKDKAKYKVITVHAFDSTKDFPSPVSKELVEELEIYLLAFDRAGYGESDPNPGRSVKSEALDIEELADQLELGQKFHVLGVSMGGYTVWGCLQYIPHRLAGATLVVPVINYWWPSFPPEVSRQAFKKLIVPEQRTLWIAHNVPYLLYLWMTQKWLPSSAAAMHHPEIFSKHDMEVIQKMMAMPRTIENKSRQQGIYESIHRDLLVAFGNWEFDPMNISNPFPTNEGSVHIWQGYEDRLVLVELQRYLSKKLPWIQYHEVQEGGHMFMLVDGWTDKIIKALLVGEEASPM; encoded by the exons ATGGGTCCCGTCCGTGCAATGATGCGCACACACTACCGGTGGAGTGGAGTAAAAGAGCAGCCCACATTGCAGCTTTGCCCCGTCACGCATAAACCTCCACAGCTGACACCGAAAGCACTGGATCTGGGGAGAATGGCCCCAAGATTGCTCGTCGTTCTTCCAGTGGTGCTGCTTGGTTTGGCCTTCCAGGCCATTCTCCAGCCACCACCTACAAAACGTTGCGGCTCGGCAGGTGGACCTCCTGTGACATCTCCCAGGATCAAACTCAGGGATGGCAGGTACCTCGCATACCGGGAAGACGGTGTGCAGAAGGACAAGGCCAAGTACAAGGTCATCACAGTGCATGCATTTGATAGCACCAAGGACTTCCCCTCACCTGTTTCGAAG GAGCTTGTGGAAGAACTCGAAATTTACCTCCTTGCATTTGATAGAGCAGGGTACGGGGAAAGTGACCCAAACCCCGGACGGAGCGTCAAAAGTGAAGCGTTGGATATAGAGGAGCTCGCCGACCAGCTGGAGCTTGGACAGAAGTTCCATGTCTTGGGTGTCTCCATGGGAGGATACACAGTCTGGGGTTGCCTCCAGTATATACCTCACAG GCTGGCAGGAGCCACGCTAGTTGTACCAGTTATCAATTACTGGTGGCCTTCTTTCCCACCAGAGGTGTCCAGGCAGGCTTTCAAGAAGCTCATTGTACCAGAGCAGAGGACCCTCTGGATCGCACACAATGTACCTTACTTGTTATACTTGTGGATGACCCAGAAATGGCTCCCTTCTTCTGCGGCAGCCATGCATCATCCTGAAATATTTAGCAAACATGATATGGAGGTGATTCAGAAGATGATGGCAATGCCAAGAACCATTGAG AATAAATCAAGGCAGCAAGGAATTTATGAATCTATCCATCGAGATTTACTAGTTGCTTTTGGGAATTGGGAGTTCGATCCAATGAATATTTCAAATCCATTTCCTACAAATGAGGGTTCTGTACACATCTGGCAAGGATATGAAGATAGGTTGGTGCTGGTTGAGCTGCAGCGGTACCTTTCAAAGAAGCTTCCATGGATCCAGTATCATGAAGTCCAAGAAGGTGGACATATGTTCATGCTGGTGGATGGATGGACCGATAAAATTATCAAGGCGCTCTTGGTAGGAGAAGAGGCATCACCGATGTGA
- the LOC123452568 gene encoding uncharacterized protein LOC123452568 isoform X2, whose protein sequence is MGPVRAMMRTHYRWSGVKEQPTLQLCPVTHKPPQLTPKALDLGRMAPRLLVVLPVVLLGLAFQAILQPPPTKRCGSAGGPPVTSPRIKLRDGRYLAYREDGVQKDKAKYKVITVHAFDSTKDFPSPVSKELVEELEIYLLAFDRAGYGESDPNPGRSVKSEALDIEELADQLELGQKFHVLGVSMGGYTVWGCLQYIPHRLAGATLVVPVINYWWPSFPPEVSRQAFKKLIVPEQRTLWIAHNVPYLLYLWMTQKWLPSSAAAMHHPEIFSKHDMEVIQKMMAMPRTIEANQELILLKSEGVQ, encoded by the exons ATGGGTCCCGTCCGTGCAATGATGCGCACACACTACCGGTGGAGTGGAGTAAAAGAGCAGCCCACATTGCAGCTTTGCCCCGTCACGCATAAACCTCCACAGCTGACACCGAAAGCACTGGATCTGGGGAGAATGGCCCCAAGATTGCTCGTCGTTCTTCCAGTGGTGCTGCTTGGTTTGGCCTTCCAGGCCATTCTCCAGCCACCACCTACAAAACGTTGCGGCTCGGCAGGTGGACCTCCTGTGACATCTCCCAGGATCAAACTCAGGGATGGCAGGTACCTCGCATACCGGGAAGACGGTGTGCAGAAGGACAAGGCCAAGTACAAGGTCATCACAGTGCATGCATTTGATAGCACCAAGGACTTCCCCTCACCTGTTTCGAAG GAGCTTGTGGAAGAACTCGAAATTTACCTCCTTGCATTTGATAGAGCAGGGTACGGGGAAAGTGACCCAAACCCCGGACGGAGCGTCAAAAGTGAAGCGTTGGATATAGAGGAGCTCGCCGACCAGCTGGAGCTTGGACAGAAGTTCCATGTCTTGGGTGTCTCCATGGGAGGATACACAGTCTGGGGTTGCCTCCAGTATATACCTCACAG GCTGGCAGGAGCCACGCTAGTTGTACCAGTTATCAATTACTGGTGGCCTTCTTTCCCACCAGAGGTGTCCAGGCAGGCTTTCAAGAAGCTCATTGTACCAGAGCAGAGGACCCTCTGGATCGCACACAATGTACCTTACTTGTTATACTTGTGGATGACCCAGAAATGGCTCCCTTCTTCTGCGGCAGCCATGCATCATCCTGAAATATTTAGCAAACATGATATGGAGGTGATTCAGAAGATGATGGCAATGCCAAGAACCATTGAG